In Ruania zhangjianzhongii, the following proteins share a genomic window:
- the hpf gene encoding ribosome hibernation-promoting factor, HPF/YfiA family, which translates to MEIVLVSRHTESPERFRRHVEEKLAKVPQLSPYAQRVDVEVTHENNPRLADRSERVELTVRAKGPVVRAEASASDRYAALDLATAKLLERLRRARDRRKTHHRRRSVQPPTPEELGIVGEQPAAEEEVPETPQPPTEPGVAVEAQLGDSPVVIRQKVHETEPMTVDQALAEMELVGHPFYLFIDAETQHPCVVYNRRGWTYGVIRLNYTATSNGSEAAEETIHSASA; encoded by the coding sequence ATGGAGATTGTCCTGGTCAGCCGTCACACCGAGTCGCCGGAGCGCTTCCGGCGGCATGTCGAGGAGAAGCTGGCGAAGGTGCCACAGTTGTCTCCGTACGCGCAGCGCGTCGACGTCGAGGTGACACACGAGAACAACCCGAGGCTCGCAGACCGCTCTGAGCGGGTCGAGCTCACGGTTCGGGCCAAGGGCCCGGTGGTGCGTGCCGAAGCTAGTGCGTCGGATCGATATGCCGCGCTGGACCTGGCGACCGCCAAGTTGCTCGAACGGTTGCGCAGGGCCCGGGACCGCCGCAAGACGCACCACCGCCGTCGGTCCGTCCAGCCACCGACGCCGGAGGAACTCGGCATCGTCGGCGAGCAGCCCGCTGCTGAGGAGGAGGTGCCCGAGACGCCGCAGCCACCCACCGAACCAGGAGTTGCCGTGGAGGCGCAGCTCGGCGATTCCCCCGTGGTGATTCGGCAGAAGGTCCACGAGACCGAACCGATGACCGTGGACCAGGCGCTCGCGGAGATGGAGTTGGTAGGGCACCCGTTCTACCTGTTCATCGACGCCGAGACACAGCACCCGTGTGTGGTCTACAACCGGCGTGGTTGGACCTACGGGGTGATCCGGCTGAATTACACCGCGACCAGCAACGGGAGCGAGGCCGCCGAGGAGACGATTCACTCGGCCAGCGCCTGA